A genomic segment from Chitinophaga niabensis encodes:
- a CDS encoding ABC transporter permease — protein MLKNYIKVAFRYLLRNKAFSFINISGLVLGMSSAMLILLWIQFEVSYDRFHHHPERLYEVWTNNVVGGKVESNINTPELMGPAIVSDVPEAEAVARFGGGGVLLFTYGEKQISGKGNWVDPAFLKMFNFPLLEGDINTLLNDPFSIVLTQALAHKLFGNISALGKSLRVGAEENFTVTGVLKDLPGNSMFDFDYLNSSLLRQSRGFTDKDWTNISPRTFVLLKANTSAALVNDKLKGMISAYSNKRSSTEAFLYPVSQEYLYGKFENGVPVGGRITKVRTFTLIALLILLIACINFMNLSTARSEKRAKEVGVRKVAGANKEALIGQFLGESLLIAFIAGVLAIVTVIFVLPSFNALINKTLIFHFDRPEWWLAITGFILLTGFLAGSYPALFLSRFRPAQVLKGSFKNVHALVTPRKVLVVLQFSFAIGLIICTIIIRQQLKYGQNREVGYERRDLVYTFMKGEVNKNYQLIKDELLDNGFASAVTKTQNPITQIWSTGLSMQWKGKPENEKVMVKRYVADGDMVKTFGMQLVQGRDLDVKTYPTDSTACLINEAAVKAMGFANPLGEMIFDDPVKWHVVGVVKDFISESPYEAIKPFMVKGPKEGMGVLHIKLSNKYTTAEALAGVEAVFRKYNPQYPFESFFVDEQYARKFGEQQFMTRLIGLFSGLAILIACLGLLGLTIYMAENRTKEIGIRKVMGASVFNITCLLTTDFMKLVVVALFIASPVAWYFMDQWLDNYNYRIHISWWVFLLAGTGALTVAFFTISVQTIRAASINPVRSLRIE, from the coding sequence ATGCTGAAAAATTACATCAAGGTTGCTTTCAGATATCTCCTGCGCAATAAAGCATTCTCATTTATTAATATCAGCGGCCTGGTATTGGGCATGTCCAGTGCCATGCTGATCCTGTTATGGATACAGTTTGAAGTAAGTTATGATCGCTTTCACCATCACCCGGAACGTTTATATGAAGTCTGGACAAATAATGTTGTAGGAGGAAAAGTAGAGTCAAATATTAATACCCCTGAACTAATGGGGCCTGCTATAGTGTCGGATGTTCCGGAGGCGGAGGCCGTAGCCCGCTTTGGCGGCGGCGGGGTGTTGTTGTTTACATACGGAGAGAAACAGATCAGCGGAAAGGGGAATTGGGTAGATCCCGCTTTCCTGAAGATGTTCAATTTCCCGTTGTTGGAAGGAGATATTAATACCCTTCTGAACGATCCTTTCAGTATAGTGCTTACACAGGCACTGGCGCACAAGTTATTCGGAAACATTTCAGCCCTGGGTAAGTCATTGCGGGTAGGGGCGGAAGAGAATTTTACGGTAACAGGCGTGCTAAAAGACCTTCCCGGCAACTCCATGTTTGATTTTGATTACCTGAACTCTTCCTTGTTGCGCCAGTCCAGGGGATTTACAGATAAAGACTGGACGAATATAAGCCCACGGACCTTTGTACTGCTCAAAGCAAATACTTCTGCTGCTCTTGTGAATGATAAACTGAAAGGCATGATCAGTGCCTATAGTAACAAACGTTCCAGTACGGAAGCATTTTTATACCCTGTAAGCCAGGAATACCTGTACGGGAAATTTGAGAACGGAGTGCCGGTGGGAGGAAGGATCACCAAAGTGCGGACCTTTACCCTGATCGCCCTACTTATTTTGCTGATAGCCTGCATCAATTTCATGAACCTCTCTACTGCACGCAGTGAAAAGCGGGCTAAAGAAGTGGGTGTACGCAAGGTGGCAGGCGCCAATAAAGAAGCCCTGATAGGGCAGTTCCTGGGAGAATCATTACTGATTGCTTTTATCGCAGGTGTACTGGCTATTGTGACTGTGATATTCGTACTGCCTTCATTTAATGCATTGATCAATAAAACGCTGATATTTCACTTTGACCGGCCGGAATGGTGGCTGGCCATCACGGGGTTTATCCTGCTTACAGGTTTCCTGGCAGGTAGTTACCCTGCTTTATTCCTTTCCCGTTTCAGGCCTGCGCAGGTACTGAAGGGCAGTTTTAAGAACGTACACGCCCTGGTTACTCCCAGGAAAGTATTAGTGGTGCTGCAATTTTCTTTTGCCATTGGTTTGATCATCTGTACGATCATTATCCGGCAACAGTTAAAATATGGGCAGAACAGGGAAGTGGGATATGAACGAAGGGACCTGGTATATACATTTATGAAAGGAGAGGTCAATAAAAATTACCAGCTGATAAAGGATGAATTGCTGGATAATGGTTTTGCTTCGGCAGTAACTAAAACCCAGAATCCTATTACACAGATCTGGAGCACAGGGCTTAGCATGCAATGGAAAGGAAAGCCGGAAAACGAAAAGGTGATGGTAAAGCGATATGTTGCTGATGGTGATATGGTAAAAACCTTTGGCATGCAGTTAGTGCAAGGCAGGGACCTGGATGTAAAAACTTATCCGACAGATTCAACGGCCTGCTTAATCAATGAAGCGGCTGTTAAAGCGATGGGCTTTGCCAATCCTCTAGGTGAAATGATCTTTGACGATCCGGTTAAATGGCATGTGGTGGGTGTGGTGAAAGATTTTATCTCCGAATCTCCCTATGAGGCAATTAAGCCATTTATGGTAAAAGGGCCAAAGGAGGGCATGGGTGTTTTGCATATTAAGTTAAGCAACAAATACACAACAGCCGAAGCTTTAGCAGGCGTGGAAGCCGTCTTTAGAAAATATAATCCCCAATATCCGTTCGAATCTTTTTTTGTTGATGAGCAATATGCCAGGAAGTTCGGAGAGCAACAATTCATGACCCGGTTAATAGGATTGTTTTCGGGCCTGGCTATCCTGATCGCCTGCCTTGGTTTACTGGGCCTCACTATATATATGGCAGAGAACAGAACAAAGGAAATTGGCATCCGGAAGGTGATGGGCGCTTCTGTATTCAATATTACATGCCTGTTAACGACGGATTTCATGAAGCTGGTAGTGGTAGCGCTTTTCATCGCTTCTCCGGTGGCCTGGTATTTTATGGACCAGTGGCTGGATAATTATAACTACAGGATCCATATCAGCTGGTGGGTCTTTCTGCTGGCAGGAACGGGCGCCCTCACCGTTGCATTCTTTACTATCAGTGTTCAGACCATCCGTGCTGCCAGTATAAATCCTGTAAGGAGTTTGCGGATAGAATAG
- a CDS encoding OmpA family protein has protein sequence MKRYYLLILVSASLRLSAQEQKSEVRLADEAYARQEYAVAGSLYQRTIEHKGKRAPLEYFLKLAHSFSETGNYRQAAGWYEQIVLRADCPAGTYFDYGEVLRNMEAYDSAKVQYERFQTSNPDSLALKAAALKGCELAVQWMAQTPQLSKLEGMKELNTPYSEWISGVVNQGLLIVGNGYRGMNLNDGFESKPETDKRTYQPYYKTYIYQQYSQGNATMYLESMLPKVLKKYDYHIGPACFNSTEDTLYVTVNEQLRPAVTQKKGTMNGTRRLALYRAVKQDGNWSSLELLPALNIEGYSSSHPVLNHDGDLLYFVSDRPGGYGKTDIWYSEKQPDGSWGKPVNCGNRLNTVAAETFPTFNEDGVMYFSSKGHPGMGGYDIYRVKGSKGTWETPLNLRSPFNSGADDMGLVLKRNGYEGFFSSNRAGGMGSDDVYHFLDPAYFSRLDGSNTGTTGSNTTAGNTNGGNAITGTTNGGNTTAGNTNGGNTTAGNTPVKKPLSPEALEQKNAIEKLHFLYDFNSVVLLPESRKTLDYVLGILKQHPDWKLMVLSFADNRGTEDYNLDLSALRCYAVIDYLVEKGIPAKHLYYKNMGEGYPVNPCKDGVPCTEAQQRENRRSELRIIY, from the coding sequence TTGAAGCGATATTACTTACTCATTTTAGTGTCTGCAAGCCTGCGGCTTTCCGCACAGGAACAGAAAAGCGAAGTACGGCTGGCGGATGAAGCATACGCCCGGCAGGAATATGCGGTGGCCGGCAGTCTCTATCAACGTACGATCGAGCATAAAGGCAAACGTGCACCACTGGAATATTTTCTGAAGCTGGCGCACAGCTTTTCGGAAACCGGCAATTACCGCCAGGCGGCGGGGTGGTATGAGCAGATCGTGTTAAGGGCCGATTGCCCTGCAGGCACCTATTTCGATTATGGAGAAGTATTGCGGAACATGGAAGCATATGATTCCGCAAAGGTGCAATATGAGCGCTTCCAGACTTCCAACCCGGATAGTCTTGCGCTGAAAGCGGCTGCACTGAAAGGTTGTGAACTGGCGGTGCAATGGATGGCTCAAACACCTCAGCTCAGCAAACTGGAAGGCATGAAAGAACTGAACACCCCTTATTCAGAGTGGATCAGCGGCGTAGTGAACCAGGGTTTGCTGATCGTAGGGAATGGTTACCGGGGTATGAACCTCAACGATGGATTTGAATCCAAACCAGAAACAGATAAAAGAACTTACCAGCCTTATTATAAAACATACATCTACCAGCAGTATTCACAAGGTAATGCTACCATGTACCTGGAGTCCATGCTGCCGAAAGTATTAAAGAAATACGATTACCACATTGGTCCTGCCTGTTTCAATAGCACAGAGGATACGCTTTATGTAACGGTGAATGAACAATTGCGGCCGGCCGTTACGCAAAAGAAAGGTACCATGAACGGCACGAGGCGCCTGGCCTTGTACCGTGCCGTGAAACAGGATGGCAACTGGTCTTCCCTGGAATTATTGCCTGCTCTGAATATAGAGGGGTACTCATCGAGCCATCCGGTATTGAACCATGATGGTGATCTGCTCTATTTTGTATCTGACCGGCCGGGAGGTTACGGGAAAACAGATATCTGGTATAGCGAAAAACAGCCGGATGGTAGCTGGGGCAAGCCAGTGAACTGCGGCAACCGGTTGAATACAGTAGCTGCCGAAACTTTTCCCACCTTTAATGAAGATGGTGTTATGTACTTCTCCAGCAAAGGGCATCCCGGCATGGGCGGTTATGATATTTACCGGGTAAAAGGAAGCAAAGGAACATGGGAAACCCCGCTTAACCTGCGGAGCCCTTTTAATTCCGGCGCAGATGATATGGGCCTGGTGTTGAAAAGGAATGGGTATGAAGGGTTTTTCTCTTCCAACCGTGCAGGTGGGATGGGGTCTGATGATGTGTATCATTTCCTGGACCCGGCTTATTTCAGCCGGTTGGATGGAAGTAATACCGGCACCACAGGAAGCAATACCACCGCCGGGAACACGAACGGAGGCAATGCCATTACCGGTACTACGAACGGGGGGAATACCACTGCAGGCAACACGAACGGCGGCAATACCACCGCCGGCAATACCCCTGTCAAAAAGCCCCTCAGCCCCGAAGCACTGGAACAGAAAAACGCTATTGAAAAACTCCACTTCCTGTATGACTTTAATAGCGTAGTGCTCTTACCGGAATCCCGCAAAACGCTGGATTATGTATTGGGCATCCTGAAACAACACCCGGACTGGAAACTGATGGTGCTTTCTTTCGCAGACAATCGCGGTACGGAAGACTATAACCTGGACCTTTCCGCCCTGCGCTGTTATGCGGTAATAGATTACCTGGTAGAAAAAGGTATTCCTGCCAAACACTTATATTATAAGAACATGGGAGAGGGCTACCCCGTAAATCCCTGCAAGGACGGCGTTCCCTGCACGGAAGCACAACAAAGAGAAAACAGGAGGTCCGAGCTGAGGATCATTTACTAA
- a CDS encoding AraC family transcriptional regulator codes for MKVLQFTIPVSHDKNIIVQKEQLPFFYPHLHRHDEIQLTWVLKGRGTLIAENSMQTFRANEIFWIAGNQPHVFKSDASEDTVESLTLFFNPNGKLATVFELTELKKISTFIHKYPNGFKVPEEYVAELSEMMLRLDQAQGAKQFMSFIHLLSFLQPLQDLIPLVSGSRLSSVNDQEGIRIGAIYDYIMKHYDTDIMLEDIAKHANMTPQAFCRYFKKHTRLTFITFLNEVRIHEACKKLSGSINDNISTIAYQSGFNSIATFNRVFKTITGRAPREYIRELEK; via the coding sequence ATGAAAGTATTGCAGTTCACAATACCTGTATCCCACGATAAGAACATTATCGTACAAAAAGAGCAATTGCCTTTCTTTTACCCTCACCTGCACCGGCACGATGAAATTCAACTCACCTGGGTGCTGAAAGGGAGGGGTACGCTCATTGCAGAAAACAGTATGCAAACCTTCAGGGCCAACGAAATATTCTGGATCGCCGGTAATCAGCCACATGTATTTAAAAGTGATGCCAGTGAGGATACCGTTGAATCCCTGACACTCTTCTTCAACCCAAATGGTAAGCTGGCTACGGTATTTGAATTAACGGAATTAAAGAAGATCAGCACCTTCATTCATAAATACCCGAACGGGTTCAAGGTACCGGAAGAATATGTTGCAGAGTTGTCAGAAATGATGTTACGTTTAGACCAGGCGCAGGGCGCAAAGCAATTCATGAGCTTCATCCACCTGCTGAGCTTCCTGCAACCGCTGCAAGACCTGATACCACTGGTTTCCGGCTCCCGCCTTTCCAGTGTGAACGACCAGGAAGGTATCCGCATCGGCGCCATTTATGATTACATCATGAAACATTACGATACGGATATTATGCTGGAGGATATCGCCAAACATGCGAACATGACGCCACAGGCATTCTGCCGGTATTTCAAAAAACATACCCGCCTTACCTTCATCACTTTCCTCAACGAAGTGAGGATCCACGAAGCCTGCAAGAAACTATCCGGCAGTATCAATGATAATATATCCACCATTGCTTATCAGAGCGGGTTTAACAGTATAGCTACTTTCAATAGGGTATTCAAGACCATTACAGGCAGAGCGCCGAGGGAGTATATCAGGGAACTGGAGAAATAA
- a CDS encoding sensor histidine kinase has protein sequence MKRFIKAALNAGRRPSQPIVEQKLIRSLNLGCLVAVLLAFLLIILNGLTGYYILAVTYFVSIIFSSAVIVLQGYGHYRTARYLAVFESMAVFSFVALAYHNSVELLLLFNILTIVLLFDNPWERYSLGILNVALFTCTRLYVDTHPPLISALPFLREIMSYVVACTFLGLIIANYKKDQRHNRQLLENMNRRLKEKAETLKNLNETKEKVLSILSRDLRQPLASMKSLVALSDDVTPAEFTSFTKKVENHLDNGLLSLENTMHWAHSQMKGQEAIPEACKVNSTLLPLKVRFEETLKAKAITLLMAVPENARVHVDPEHFSIMLRNLLSNAIKYTPRGGIVSIAARQKLDHMELAITDTGIGIDPALMERLFDLELHFTCFGTENEHGVGLGLLVVKELAELNNGAVKLSSEPGKGTVVQLSLPLC, from the coding sequence ATGAAAAGATTCATCAAGGCAGCATTAAACGCAGGGCGGCGGCCATCGCAGCCCATTGTGGAGCAAAAGCTGATAAGGTCCCTCAACCTGGGTTGCCTGGTGGCGGTCTTACTGGCTTTTTTGCTCATTATCCTCAACGGCCTCACGGGATATTACATCCTGGCGGTCACTTATTTTGTGTCCATTATTTTCTCCTCCGCCGTTATCGTATTACAGGGCTATGGTCATTACAGAACTGCCCGCTACCTGGCTGTATTTGAAAGTATGGCAGTCTTTTCCTTTGTAGCGCTTGCCTATCATAACAGCGTGGAACTGCTGCTGCTTTTTAATATCCTCACTATTGTATTACTCTTTGATAACCCATGGGAACGTTATTCGCTGGGCATTTTGAACGTGGCATTATTCACCTGTACCCGGTTGTATGTGGATACACATCCTCCGCTGATCAGCGCGCTGCCTTTCCTCCGGGAGATCATGAGCTATGTGGTGGCCTGTACTTTCCTGGGCCTGATCATCGCCAATTATAAAAAGGACCAGCGGCATAACCGGCAATTGCTGGAAAACATGAACAGGCGGCTGAAAGAAAAAGCAGAGACCCTGAAGAACCTCAATGAAACAAAGGAAAAAGTACTGTCCATCCTCTCCCGAGACCTGCGTCAGCCCCTGGCCAGTATGAAATCGCTGGTGGCGCTTTCAGATGATGTAACACCTGCTGAATTTACTTCGTTCACCAAAAAGGTAGAAAACCACCTGGATAACGGACTGCTTAGCCTGGAAAACACCATGCATTGGGCACACTCCCAGATGAAAGGCCAGGAGGCAATACCGGAAGCCTGCAAAGTGAACAGTACCCTGCTGCCATTGAAGGTACGGTTTGAAGAAACCCTGAAAGCAAAGGCCATTACCCTTTTAATGGCGGTGCCGGAAAATGCCAGGGTACATGTAGATCCGGAACATTTCTCCATAATGCTGCGCAACCTGTTATCCAATGCCATTAAATACACACCCCGGGGAGGTATTGTAAGCATCGCCGCAAGGCAAAAGCTCGATCATATGGAGCTGGCCATTACAGATACTGGTATAGGGATAGATCCTGCGCTGATGGAAAGGCTCTTTGACCTGGAATTACATTTCACCTGCTTTGGAACGGAAAATGAACATGGGGTAGGGCTGGGCCTGCTGGTGGTAAAAGAGCTGGCGGAATTAAATAACGGAGCGGTGAAACTTTCCAGCGAACCCGGGAAAGGTACTGTAGTACAGCTAAGCCTTCCCCTCTGTTAA
- a CDS encoding Gfo/Idh/MocA family protein, giving the protein MSSNRRNFLRQLAVGTGALAAGIPTFASSPTAPSDRELRQALDQSNKQQRFNMSGYAAPKIDKVRIGFIGQGMRGPGAVQRMSFIDGVEIVALCDLLPERATKSNKIVTKSGRPAAKEYSGQNGWKDMINNEKLDLVYITTPWELHTPMALYAMEHGAHAASEVPIALTLEDCWKLVETSERTKKHCMMLENCCYDFFELLTLNMARQGMFGELVHAEGAYIHDLRDLNFSKTGYQNMWRLRMNGKHKANLYPTHGLGPVAQCLNINRGDKMDYLVSVATNDFMMNEIAKERAAKDDFYKEFVNLPYRGNMSTTTIKTNKGKTIMIQHDVTSPRPYSRIHLISGTKGVASKWPDPERIAFGHEWIKEEELKKLYDQYTPEIIRKIGDLAKQVGGHGGMDFMMDWRLIDCLRNGLPLDQDVYDAAAWSCIVPLTEKSIANRGNSVDIPDFTRGSWKTNAPVELTLKGGGTTGVIGVEKKGESKQLNVH; this is encoded by the coding sequence ATGAGTTCAAATCGCAGAAACTTCCTCCGTCAACTGGCGGTAGGTACAGGAGCCCTCGCAGCAGGGATCCCCACATTCGCTTCTTCCCCCACTGCACCAAGTGACCGGGAATTGAGGCAGGCACTGGACCAGTCCAACAAACAGCAACGTTTTAACATGAGCGGCTACGCGGCGCCGAAGATCGACAAAGTACGTATTGGCTTTATTGGCCAGGGTATGCGCGGTCCGGGTGCTGTACAACGCATGTCTTTCATAGACGGTGTTGAAATTGTAGCCCTGTGTGACCTGTTGCCGGAACGCGCCACTAAATCCAACAAGATAGTGACGAAGTCCGGAAGGCCAGCCGCCAAAGAATATTCCGGTCAGAACGGCTGGAAAGACATGATCAACAACGAAAAGCTGGACCTGGTGTACATCACCACTCCATGGGAACTGCATACGCCTATGGCATTGTATGCAATGGAACATGGCGCCCATGCCGCTTCCGAAGTACCTATCGCTTTAACGCTGGAAGATTGCTGGAAGCTCGTGGAAACATCAGAGCGCACTAAAAAGCATTGTATGATGCTGGAAAACTGCTGCTATGATTTCTTTGAGCTGCTGACCCTCAACATGGCCCGCCAGGGTATGTTTGGTGAGCTGGTACATGCTGAAGGTGCGTACATCCATGATCTGCGCGACCTCAACTTCTCCAAAACCGGTTATCAGAACATGTGGAGGCTCCGCATGAACGGCAAACACAAGGCCAACCTGTATCCCACGCACGGCCTGGGCCCTGTTGCACAATGCCTCAACATCAACCGCGGTGATAAAATGGATTACCTGGTGTCTGTAGCTACGAACGACTTCATGATGAATGAGATCGCGAAGGAAAGAGCAGCGAAGGACGACTTCTATAAAGAGTTCGTGAACCTGCCTTACCGTGGTAACATGAGCACTACCACTATCAAAACCAATAAAGGTAAAACCATCATGATCCAGCATGATGTTACTTCCCCTCGTCCGTATTCCCGCATCCACCTGATCAGTGGTACCAAAGGAGTGGCTTCCAAATGGCCTGATCCTGAGCGTATCGCATTCGGTCACGAATGGATCAAGGAAGAAGAACTGAAAAAGCTCTATGACCAATATACACCTGAGATCATCCGTAAGATAGGTGACCTGGCTAAACAGGTAGGTGGCCATGGTGGCATGGACTTTATGATGGACTGGCGTTTGATCGACTGTTTGCGTAACGGCCTGCCGCTGGACCAGGATGTATATGACGCGGCTGCATGGAGCTGTATTGTTCCATTAACAGAGAAGTCTATCGCCAACCGTGGTAACAGTGTGGATATTCCTGACTTCACCAGAGGTTCCTGGAAAACCAATGCGCCGGTTGAACTGACGCTGAAAGGTGGTGGTACTACAGGTGTGATAGGTGTTGAAAAGAAAGGAGAGTCCAAACAACTGAACGTACATTAA
- a CDS encoding dihydrodipicolinate synthase family protein, whose translation MAITWKGVFPALTTKFTAADELDLTLFSRNLDAQLEAGVEGIILGGSLGEASVITTEEKATLVKHAVKQIAGRVPVVINIAEGATREALRQATLAEEWGASGLMLLPPMRYKSDARETVEYFRTIARSTSLPIMLYNNPVDYKTEITLDMFEELSAEKNIEAVKESTRDVTNVIRMQNRFGDRFKILCGVDTLTLEELVTGADGLVAGLVCAFPVETVKLYKLIKAGKIQEALPLYRWFMPLLELDIHPKLVQYIKLAETRAGIGSEYVRAPRLTLVGEERERILKVIDHAIATRP comes from the coding sequence ATGGCAATTACATGGAAGGGAGTATTTCCCGCACTCACTACTAAGTTCACAGCAGCGGATGAACTGGATCTTACATTATTCAGCAGGAACCTTGATGCGCAGCTGGAAGCTGGTGTGGAGGGAATTATCCTTGGAGGCTCATTAGGAGAGGCCAGCGTGATCACTACGGAAGAAAAGGCCACATTGGTAAAACATGCAGTTAAACAGATAGCCGGCAGGGTACCGGTAGTGATCAATATTGCAGAAGGCGCTACCCGTGAAGCCCTCCGGCAGGCAACCCTGGCAGAAGAATGGGGCGCTTCCGGCCTGATGCTCTTACCCCCGATGCGGTATAAGTCTGATGCACGCGAAACGGTAGAATATTTCCGTACAATTGCCCGCTCCACCAGTTTACCTATCATGTTGTACAATAACCCGGTGGATTATAAAACGGAGATCACGCTGGATATGTTTGAAGAACTGTCTGCCGAAAAGAACATTGAAGCAGTAAAAGAATCCACCCGGGATGTAACGAATGTGATCCGCATGCAGAACCGGTTTGGAGACCGCTTTAAGATCCTTTGCGGTGTAGATACCTTAACGCTGGAAGAATTGGTAACAGGAGCAGACGGGCTCGTTGCGGGGCTTGTATGTGCTTTCCCTGTTGAAACCGTAAAATTATATAAACTGATCAAGGCCGGAAAGATCCAGGAGGCGCTGCCCCTGTACAGATGGTTCATGCCTTTGCTGGAACTGGATATTCATCCCAAGCTGGTACAATATATCAAGCTGGCGGAAACACGTGCGGGCATAGGCAGTGAATATGTAAGAGCACCACGCCTTACGCTGGTAGGAGAAGAAAGGGAACGGATCCTGAAGGTAATTGATCACGCCATTGCAACAAGACCATGA
- a CDS encoding PorP/SprF family type IX secretion system membrane protein, with the protein MQRTIKIYMLVLLLATAAMPSLAQQNVQFSQYIFNGLSVNPAYAGYKQDWYVNSVYRHQWAGFPGAPRTGGVSVDGLTNANDGKVGVGVQAMFDKLGPQESLSLYANYAYRIPLDDEDTRRLCFGIGAGVTQYAIDGAALMYMDNDDQAIPTGKTSTWVPDARFGVYYYTSKFYAGISVMDLFSLYTDATRFSWKGNNYAAIRKTQHIYFTAGTIVPLSPELQLKPSVMVKEDFKGPTSVDLNAFLLINERLWIGGSYRTDMNLWNKKNLGRDLSPVNAASAMIEFYVNEQLRLGYAYDMNVNKMAGYSGGSHEISIGFLFPSKKFTLTNPRYF; encoded by the coding sequence ATGCAGCGCACAATTAAGATCTACATGCTGGTACTGCTGCTCGCCACGGCAGCAATGCCTTCCCTGGCTCAGCAGAATGTTCAGTTCAGCCAGTACATATTTAATGGCCTTAGCGTAAACCCTGCTTATGCGGGATATAAACAGGACTGGTACGTGAATTCCGTCTACCGTCATCAATGGGCGGGTTTTCCCGGTGCTCCGCGAACAGGTGGTGTTTCCGTAGATGGGTTAACAAATGCCAATGATGGTAAAGTGGGCGTAGGAGTGCAGGCCATGTTCGATAAGCTCGGCCCGCAGGAATCACTCAGCCTGTATGCAAATTACGCTTACCGTATTCCGTTGGATGATGAAGATACCCGCAGGCTTTGCTTCGGTATTGGTGCCGGGGTTACGCAGTATGCAATTGACGGCGCTGCCCTGATGTATATGGATAATGATGACCAGGCCATTCCGACAGGCAAGACCAGTACCTGGGTACCGGATGCGCGCTTCGGTGTTTACTATTATACTTCAAAGTTCTATGCGGGCATTTCTGTAATGGACCTGTTTTCACTCTATACAGATGCTACCCGTTTTTCCTGGAAAGGCAATAACTATGCAGCCATCCGCAAAACGCAGCACATTTATTTTACAGCAGGTACCATTGTGCCTTTATCTCCCGAACTGCAACTGAAACCTTCCGTTATGGTGAAAGAAGATTTTAAAGGCCCCACGAGTGTAGACCTCAATGCCTTTCTGCTGATCAATGAACGTTTATGGATAGGTGGTTCCTACCGTACGGATATGAACCTCTGGAATAAAAAGAACCTGGGCAGGGACCTCAGCCCTGTGAACGCCGCAAGTGCCATGATAGAGTTTTATGTGAATGAACAGTTACGGCTTGGATATGCTTACGATATGAACGTGAATAAAATGGCCGGTTACTCCGGCGGATCACATGAGATCTCCATTGGTTTCCTTTTCCCTTCTAAAAAATTCACGCTTACGAACCCTCGTTACTTTTAA